Within the Acetobacter aceti NBRC 14818 genome, the region ATTCCGAAGAATACGGGCGAAACAATTAAACCAAGCAGCACGCCGGTTAGCACTATCGTACCGGCTGTGATCTGCACCTGTCGCATGATTTCCAGCGGTTGTGAGCGATCGACGACGGTGGGTAGTCTTGCCTGCCGCCACGCATCGATACCTCCTTTGAGAATACAGGCCGGTACTCCGTCAGCTGCTGATTCGAGCTGTAAGGTATTGGCAGTAGTGCGCATCCCGGACTTGCAGTGGAATATGATTTGACGACCGTTATGTGGCAGATCACCGATCCGATCGAGCGGCACGTTTATTGCGCCGGGAATATGCTCACGCGCATATTCATCTGCACTGCGGATGTCGACTAGGATTGCGCCC harbors:
- a CDS encoding rhodanese family protein, whose protein sequence is MTLASISPADTRAAITAGAILVDIRSADEYAREHIPGAINVPLDRIGDLPHNGRQIIFHCKSGMRTTANTLQLESAADGVPACILKGGIDAWRQARLPTVVDRSQPLEIMRQVQITAGTIVLTGVLLGLIVSPVFFGISAFVGVGLMFAGVTGWCGMANLLRVMPWNRRSKG